A genomic segment from Sparus aurata chromosome 20, fSpaAur1.1, whole genome shotgun sequence encodes:
- the cbx7b gene encoding chromobox protein homolog 7, producing the protein MELSAIGEQVFAVESIVKKRVRKGNVEYLLKWKGWPPKYSTWEPEEHILDQRLVQAYEEKEQRDRALGHRRKGSKSKRLLLQDTVYTMDLRSAHKAPEKPPPRLRLSLTRSLVSEDEDQPYSACGQDPKPQLAHQKSKPRRSQFKCLDSNPPSPTQEDWEVGGEEDEEEQEEDNVEYEEDRVEEEKEESVKDTTEKSGCILNGQRTEEWSSTIRPDEVTASDKLDDDAWRPVIGPGEVTITDVTLNSLTVTFRESRVPRGFFREWGRGV; encoded by the exons GGTAATGTGGAGTATCTGTTGAAGTGGAAAGGTTGGCCTCCAAA GTACAGCACATGGGAACCCGAGGAACACATTCTGGACCAACGCTTGGTGCAGGCCTATGAAGAGAA agagcagagagacagagctcTGGGTCACAGGAGAAAAGGATCCAAATCCAAAAGACTTCTTCTGCAG GATACTGTCTACACCATGGACCTCCGCAGCGCTCACAAAGCTCCCGAGAAGCCTCCGCCTCGCCTGCGACTCTCCTTGACACGCTCTCTGGTCTCTGAGGACGAGGATCAGCCGTACAGTGCCTGCGGGCAGGACCCAAAACCGCAACTGGCACATCAAAAAAGCAAACCCAGGAGGTCACAGTTCAAGTGCCTAGACTCAAACCCTCCAAGTCCCACACAAGAGGACTGGGAGGTTgggggagaggaggacgaggaggagcaggaggaggacaaTGTTGAGTATGAGGAGgacagggtggaggaggagaaagaggagtcTGTAAAGGACACAACAGAGAAGAGCGGATGCATTTTAAATG gacagagaacagaggagtGGAGCTCCACTATCAGACCAGACGAGGTCACCGCGTCAGATAAGCTGGACGACGATGCCTGGAGACCCGTCATCGGTCCAGGGGAGGTGACCATCACAGATGTCACCCTCAACTCCCTCACGGTGACTTTCCGAGAGTCGAGAGTGCCCAGGGGATTCTTCAGAGAATGGGGCCGGGGGGTCTAA